acataatttaaatatatggttaacgtattattattataggtaccaatcGAATATTGTTGATTTCTTCGATGTGTCGTAAATTTATCTCGACGATTTCTTGTTTGAGCGCGTCGTTCTCTTTAACTAATTCTTCTTCTTCATTTATATGTTCGTCGTTGGCAATTTTCAACGAAACCATATTTTCagcctatttatttattaccttagtatacctatataaacgcgaaataatataaaacaaaaacaactcACTTGCACTTCTGATAGGTGCACATGCTGCTCGTACATCAAAAGTTTCAACTTTTGTTTGTAAACTTTGATTTCTTCCTGGTGCTTTTCCTCTATATCTTCAATTTCTCTGTCTTTGTTCCTGCAGGCATAAGATGtaataagcaaaatataattaataatttatattttattattattgaattttttacttGCCTCAATGACGCTCTGTTTTCTTCCAACTCATGTCTCGTGATTTCCCAAAACGTTAACACTTTATCTCTTTCAAGTTGAAAAAAGTTCCTTTCTTCTCTCTCACGTTCCAACTCTTTCTTCATTCTAGCAGCGAACCCTTCGAGCTGTTCTCTGGACATCTCAGCCATGGAAACACCATCCACAATCCCGGCACTCGTTCGGCCGCCTTTGCTTCCTTTCGATTTCTTTTTTGGTGccttaaaattaatcaattaaaaataatcatggttaaataaaaatgaaaatgtatttaaaaaaaaagttatgtacttaccattttttaaaaaaaattgtatttaaataacacGTATGAATTTATACCAAATGAACTAGGATCTATCCATGAACGGGATACGTATACGAATCccgtatatatttaaatgttgttcATACATAAGTTCCGTTCAAAAATAGGCCCCTTGGCCACTATAAGATTATAACATGTTTTATCATTAGATCTCTGTGCTACGTTACTACGACAACAAAACAGTAAATACGTTATGAGTTCTTTCTAATGCTCACAATGTTATTATAGTcacgatagtataatatacaggtaagaattatatataaataaactagagtttctaaaataaaaacagtttatttatttgtttagtaattattgttacgattaaataaagataataattaaactaatataggtaattgtaaaaaaaaaatatattaaaaatcaacaaacatttcaaaaaacataaaaaataacattaacttaagttaaaacaataattaacactAGGTAATAAGTTATACGTCATGCGAGTTTCATATAAGCGTTTCATATATTTGCgcagtaatattatagttttgacgTTGATTAAGTTTTATGAAGCTCGTAAACAGATAGGTAACCGGATAGAAATTTTTCTATTCTCATCCTTTGTACAAAATCCAACAGTAACATCTGGAAATTAAGAAACCTCAAATAAATTCATGCGTTCCAGATTATTGTACgttgataattaaattaatatttacctttttttctTCTGTGTTCACATTCAGACACTCAGCGAGTACAACGTAGGTAAAAGAGTTCAAAGAACTTGGAGCCACTTTTTTTAAAAGCGAGATCCTCTGGAGACCCAGGTCGTACGGAATGTGGAGATATATATGCCTAGCGCCTGTCCAATCCTTCCATGATTCAATCATTAcctaaacatacaatataaccATAATGaactatagttattaattaatgtaaaatttgattaatgagatgtttatattatatatatatattgtgtaagatactatgatatataatattataaaatataaattggttaATTGTTGTACTAACTAGTAAAAATACCTTCAATAAACCTAACCCAACGGCCAacagtataacaaattataaaattaccgATTGCCGAATAATCACTGTACCTATATCACAAAATgctataaaaacgttttcacttTCGAgcaatcaaatattcaaatgtctGTATACAACACCGTAAAATGGGACGTCATTCccatttttgttaaaactgtGCTACATTTTAAGCAGGCCGAGTTTTCTCCTTATTTGCAGGCTCCTTAAATAATGTTTCATGTCGTTACACTATAAagtcttataaagttataaaaatttcCTAGCATTGCACCATGGATATAATGCATAAAAATAgttgtttcttagttatgaataatgatatgaaatgttgtttataaaaatgtataatgctaTAATAATGACATGATTGCGTATACAATAACGAAGTTGTAGAGAAGTATTAAATGTTGTCTCAGTGCCATTAAATACGTGCAAAAGACCAGAGGTGTCCTGGTCGCCCCCTCCCAAATTACACccttgttgtaaaataaaaaaataatgaatcaaATTGTTATATCTATAACGTTACAACGAAACAGCATACGGTATCAATGTGATGTTATTGTAAAATGTCCATGATGTAAAGAACTGTGcgcctatttaaaaaaaaaaataataatactgttttaATGACTACCGTAATGGATATCAGATGACTGAAATAATCCACacgtattttgtatacaatttggcATTGATTTTCGAACAAATCATCAAAGTAATTTAAGCGCTAATGTATGTATAAGACATGATGGATGTACCTACGCAATAAAATAGTGTTCTGATAGTCATTGTCcagtttttatacatatatttcattattaactatctacctacaacctactattaaatacaatatgtgcATTGCAATGTTTACCTCCACTAGACTGGTATCGAGAAGTTTAAATCCGGATACTATGTAAGAGATGCTAGTTGAAGTCGTTACGAACGGTCCGTTTCCATCCTCACACTCGATACTTTTGATTTCTCGATAAACGcctgtaatatacatattattataaatgtcatattaattagtataatttctatcgaatgtaataattattgtaattcacCGAAACCCGCGTCCACCGAAAGAATGCCGCAGTGAGGCTTCATACCTTATATACTTTGTGTGAAAATCGTCGATGTAAAAACAACTCTTCTAAGATAAGGTTATGGTGGCAGGTACCCActttgtgtaataaaaataaatatatgcagGCTGTATAATTGACTTGCCTTGagagtttatatttacattttttttatcgtacaaACGGCACATGGAATAAAAATGACAAGACCGTGAGAATGTGTgaatactgaatataatatgttcgtcTGCACCGGAGATTTAAAGATATTTGTTTGTTAAGATGTAACAAACTATCCAACAATACGTGAGACAAAATCGACTGCATGCATTTGaacattatataaacattaaatgtgACTGACGATATAAAACGACTCAAAAGTTCAAAAAGTAATCTTCATCTAAACGACTAaacaagataatatttatataaatattactaagtattaaTATACGACGGCAAACGGTTCTCGTgtaaatcgaaaaaatataaatttagtcaTTTTctgattacattttttgtagaaaaaaatgttttttgtaagtaatttatttaccaaaatatttgatttattttttaaaaaatactatcttaaattagctgtaaaaatgaaaaatcaattCAGAAATGAGACGTTttttagtttcctgaaaactAGTGATTTTGACTTATTATCTTTTAACCgcacattacaatataattataatattatagtatcatacACATCATTGATTTTAGAGATAAATAGGTTTGATTTAACTATCGgtaatgtttgaattttgattaattattttcctaatatatttaatataatacaacttaaCGTGAACTGTTGTAGTCATTTAGTTTAACTTTCTCaacatttgtttatatttaatgttgaaaTAGTAAACAtgtttaaagtacctatatatttagtacACCACTGTAGAATCGTAACATAGTTATATTGctgtaaacaaaacataatatgatttcaTGCACTAATAAACCAGTTTAATGAAATagattaaactaatataaatttataagtactAACATcgtttatgttaatttattgatCGACAGGTGGGTACTTAcccaaaaatttatattttattaatgaaaaatcacTTAAACCAATTTGATGTGGTTAATTTAGTttcctaatatatatatctaaagtATAAACTTATTTctgttaactatattatatattataatatataggtaacataatttatacatttttttactttagaaTTTATTAACGTTAGTTTGTATATTAACTACAGCTCTCACCTTGATGTAATTTGAAATGCTCGTTTACTTCGTTCTGATCTTGTAGCACCGACATCAACGAACTTCGATCCTCGGTAAAATGAATGATGGGATATACAACTgatgataaaacaaaatgtttacaaaacgtgtatattaaaaacattagtattacatacatattacatattaatatattataatacaacaacaGTACATAGTATACTGACCATTTTTCTCCTTGCATTTCAACGCAGTCCCTTTGTTCAAATTGTCTTTTAATACTTCGGAAACATCTTGCAGACGTTTTTCCGTAACTTGGGAACCATCTCTGGCCGTGGCCGTAATGAAGGAAAACAGAGTCAATGGTCTTCGGCAGCTTTGATTTGttgattctatattattatatacaagtgaacataatattactataaatacaaatttcttCATATTATACGAAAGCGATAATTGTAAACTATCAAtggaaacatttattattaaaagaagaTAGACTTtctatagttcaaaataaaAGCTCACggtaatataatcattattcattcaaagaaaataatttaaaaaatagaatcgACCATTATCacataatgtttaaaatgttgagcctactgttttattttagtattaaaagtGGTCCTAAAAATAATTGTCCTCCAAAACTTAAACGTAATAattacgtaataattattagtaaaattgataattttagttATCTGGTATATGGAAAAGTTTAGTTGATAAGTTGAAAACGAACCGAgacatatacgtatatagtacaaattgtttgaatatacactttattattatttattaataattaaagataAGGAATAGATTTCGTAACAACGAATCCTTTAACTTCCATCTTGATGAGTTGTCTAAAATCTTAAGCGACTCGTAGTTAGACTCGGCGTTAGTGTACCTCAGTTCATAGACAAATCGGTGTCAGTGTacctagctttgtgaaataatttgacTTAGATGGACAATCAGAAGTCGCGGATTGGATttagcacttggtatatttttttaacgtggtTTGAACTACATACACTCTAAACTTTTCTGACATCTCCAAAGACAATCTTTGAGATTTTCGTCAAATTCAATTAAGTAGTTttcgagtataatataacaaatagcAACCGAatgtgtatacaaaaaaaataaaaaagagcgagaaagtggatgttgctctgctgtatagtagccAGTaataagttacaagtgggtgtataatggattgtattaaatttgaattcaatgatataatatcattgatattttatattgttattatttattatatcctgtaagttgaattaatattataaattacaacaaaataaataaaatcgttatttttattcgtttctatgatgataaaagcattagaaattaaaatcgcatttttagcggtttttcataatttttcggtggttttttccgtgtataaaattactattgagaaaatcgaaaaatgacctgtttaaagtaccatcttgatccaattttctaaaagataagatactatatgttgaaatcgaagcactccttctggtagaaattttgtatacaggataaaaaaaaaaataaaaatgaaaataaacaccattgtaaaacctgctattactatttaatattataatctgcaactaatggcaaccatttataaacaaaaaaagtttcaacttagaatatagaaaaatcctttcttattgcataTCTGGATCATTATAGAGGAACcaactattccaaatttcaagttctgTAGTTTTGTAGTTTTTGCAGAGATGTAGTGATTCccgattttaatttatgattatataattatacaactgttctttattgaaaaatatatcagtAGGTAGCAGTATACTAGtacaaaatatgcataatttataatataaatttaattttatgtaaaacgtattgttataaattattatagttgtatagtatatatctaCGAATTTACCCATTGGTAGTGTTCAATTTTGAGTTACAGAccaaatatagaaatataagttatttatacgtTTCACTCACAATTTTTTAAGATGTACCTCGTATAACTGCATAGAATAAACTAATTGAACTAATAAACACTTATTGGTTTGAAATTGATCctgtttattagttatattgtcTTAATAGTGCGTGgtaacaaacaatttattgtatcaataaaattaattaattttgtgaaactccttttaatttttattaatccgataaattaatttagtgacccaattagtatttagtatttactatatatttatcgAATCAATAAACATTGTGCAACACATTTGAAGGATAttgacttatattatttatttacctactacattatttataatttttcattccaTCTTATGAACGACGTTCGATAATACTTATGATAACGAATTGGTAATACGTACAGCATTTATGTAAAAATTCCGTTAGGATTATTTCAGGGTAAATACCTACCTTTTATTTTTTGCTAAGCTAACATATAAAAACACTAATttattactgtaataataactaataaataaactacattaatatatttatattatatataatataaattaaatactgcaATATCTGTACTCaataagaaaattaacttaaaacaattacatttattaacaaacaaaaaaaggaagaaaaaattaagtaaagaGTTAGTTGATTgggagaaaaaaaattcttaatgaTTTGAATGGAACTTTAAGCTAAAGATAAGGATTACAAACATTCGCTTCTTGTTCTGGTtgattatatcatttatatttatatattgtacatttgtactacACGATAATGATAAGTAACAAAAAGCTTAAacgtattaaaattgaataaaaaaaattcaaaaattacttgtagataattattatttattagttttgaaatttaatgcTAACTTAACCTATATACtttgcatttttaattcttGCGCTTTTCGTAATAAAAACTACTTACctatactttatattaataatttttttaaattgcagtgtacctagtataatatatatttattttaataagacgattgatgaataattatagattttaatacttgacatttaaaaacaatataggttACTATAGATTCCCCTTAACATATCATATTtgtacaaacaattttgaaaatgttatctaatttattatgtttactcACAAGTTACAACTATACATATGTAGATATGATatactaggtacctaagtaataagtttaagtatacctacaacatattatagaaaacgGCGACCGAGCCTGAAAGCCTGAAAGCCTGAACTGTTTTCAAATGCGTTGATTTATATCTGTTTCAATGTTTCGTAatacgctataataataataccattatcCTACGCCGAAGTATCTAAAATGTCgtatttttggtatttaacttttattttaatttattcaaatttattttttattaaaatataattataatctacacacaaattAAGTACgataagtaattttgatttaggTTGCAATATATAGTGAGACTGACAGATTGGGATAGCACTCAGTAGTGCCTGCACCcgacaaatgtaatttaattataaaagtttaaagttgaacgtaaaaaaaaaaattcagcaaTAATTGATTAATTCTTTGGAACTCATGTTTTGTAACACACACGTGAGCAATCTAGGTAAAAATGTCCACGGAAAATACATATTTCCGAGGTAAAATTgtccaaaaccaaaaatatccgAGGAAAAATTGTCCAAATTAAACTGTTCTTAGCAAAGTTGTTTAGAATCAAAAATAGGATAAATATACAGGTGAAattgattattaactaaaaatgtatttacaacactgatttatattttaagatataaacAATTagtatataggacataggtatatattttatttttaaaaagtcagataattaatattattcattcattCATTCGTatggttattaatattattaaaaatagtctTTTCCTactactttattataaaatttaaaatacattttctggttttcaaaaaatcaaaaaatcatataattagcACATAAACACATATTACTTCCTTAAGGTCaatgataaacattaaaaaaaatgtccatactccttccattatttttatactctacacttttatattttcttacaaatcaacatacataatattaagtatttatttttttggcggATGTTGTCCAATTTCTCTTTGACCTAATTtgactaattaataaaattaaaactaataaactagctaatttttttttttattcaatttcgatactcttattattttgattttgtacatttttgatatcgggcaattttaataatttacaaaggCAATTTTTAAGTTTGAACAATTTCACCGACTCACCGTGAACATTCTTGATTTTGGACATTTTAACCGTGGACATTTTTGGAGACTAAATATAGTCCAGCcataataattacttacaaaTTACGTTCATACCAGCTACTGCACCAGCAGATATTATAACGTTTAAGTTAATCGGTCGTTGGTGTCTCGACGCGTCCATTCGTTCAAATTTactgcttataaaatattatgtaggtacgcttacaattttcataaatatattcaacttcTTTTCTTACGCACCGCACGCTCGGTTTCATCGTAGGTTTAAGTACATAAtagaataattgtattattataaatatatataatgtagctAGATCggaacatataggtatataatatattatatatatatatgtatataggtacctattatttataatagtcgCGCGCAAATAATAGAAAGTATACGCTTCTACGGCTATACATGTAATAATAAGCCGAAGCCGGATTATTTGAATTCCGACTGAATAGGCATTCTCCGGTAAAACAAATGCCGCCGATTGTTTTCTACTACGTTtcactaaaaaacaaataaataaatataacacacTAATGATAATTAGGGTTGGTGGTGCCCACCCGCCCGCCATCGGTAAGTTGCGTGTCGGCCGGCAGATCACGAACAGCCCGTAAACACACGACCCGGcccgatattataatagttaggtaccttcctatatatattatataccgtttATACGTGCCTATGATGGGGTCTTTATTACCAACGAAACTCCGCAGtgtctatataggtagtatattatttattataatatacacattacacagtgACTTGAAACTATATACGCGTATTGCCTCAAAACGCACGGCCTTCGA
Above is a window of Metopolophium dirhodum isolate CAU chromosome 3, ASM1992520v1, whole genome shotgun sequence DNA encoding:
- the LOC132941192 gene encoding uncharacterized protein LOC132941192, with protein sequence MENGSHSTFKLNIISQSTNQSCRRPLTLFSFITATARDGSQVTEKRLQDVSEVLKDNLNKGTALKCKEKNVVYPIIHFTEDRSSLMSVLQDQNEVNEHFKLHQGVYREIKSIECEDGNGPFVTTSTSISYIVSGFKLLDTSLVEVMIESWKDWTGARHIYLHIPYDLGLQRISLLKKVAPSSLNSFTYVVLAECLNVNTEEKKMLLLDFVQRMRIEKFLSGYLSVYELHKT